In Amaranthus tricolor cultivar Red isolate AtriRed21 chromosome 5, ASM2621246v1, whole genome shotgun sequence, a genomic segment contains:
- the LOC130813111 gene encoding E3 ubiquitin-protein ligase PRT1, whose protein sequence is MAEESPSCFSLETDEESVSDSFVCCVCLDLLYKPIVLECGHASCFWCVHKSMDSFHESHCPICRHPYHHFPTICEMLHFLLLKMYPLAYRRREKQILVEEKKSGYFSPQLDCKELNESSKMASNGSSAADVDRSSETILMSDVLCPACKQLLYRPVVLNCGHVYCEVCIEVPEDGNIVCKVCECPQPRGCPNVCLEFNNIIEERFPKEYATRRGSTEQKQSHFQQKNPSNSAKRVPFIPSRRSEDFIPWWNEHASKVHVGVGCDCCGMYPIVGDRYRCQDCVEHIGFDLCGDCYNSRSKRPGRFNQQHTSDHRFQHIKQSNTVQNIMLRLVGGHLVDDTGVPILAVTTLEDHQDGWIAVESVAPENTHDNVAGDIIPYNSDVQEESGEVEIDGLDIAVNNSSSPSNHDHIAVQDDDDDDPTF, encoded by the exons ATGGCCGAAGAATCTCCCTCTTGTTTCTCACTTGAAACTGATGAGGAATCTGTGTCTGATTCTTTCGTTTGCTGCGTTTGTTT GGATCTACTATACAAGCCCATTGTGCTAG AGTGTGGTCACGCTTCCTGCTTCTGGTGTGTTCATAAATCCATGGACAGTTTTCACGAATCTCATTGTCCGATTTGTAGACATCCGTATCATCACTTTCCTACTATCTGTGAAATGCTGCACTTTTTGCTTTTAAAGATGTATCCTTTGGCTTATAGAAGAAGGGAGAAACAAATTCTTG TGGAGGAAAAGAAGTCTGGGTATTTCTCACCACAGCTTGATTGCAAAGAGCTCAACGAATCTTCAAAAATGGCCAGTAATGGTTCAAGTGCTGCTGATGTTGATAGATCTTCTGAAACAATTTTAATGTCTGATGTCCTTTGTCCAGCTTGCAAGCAACTTCTATATCGTCCAGTAGTTCTTAATTGTGGCCATG TATATTGTGAAGTTTGCATCGAGGTTCCAGAAGATGGAAACATAGTATGCAAGGTTTGCGAGTGTCCACAACCACGTGGCTGTCCAAATGTTTGTTTGGAGTTCAATAATATTATAGAGGAGCGATTTCCAAAAGAATATGCCACACGGAGGGGAAGTACTGAACAGAAACAATCACATTTTCAGCAAAAGAATCCATCCA ATTCTGCAAAAAGGGTCCCCTTCATACCATCTAGGCGCAGTGAAGATTTCATTCCGTGGTGGAATGAGCATGCTTCTAAGGTTCATGTAGGAGTTGGTTGTGATTGCTGCGGG ATGTATCCCATAGTAGGAGATAGGTACAGATGCCAAGATTGTGTGGAGCATATAGGATTTGACCTTTGTGGAGATTGCTATAATTCACGGTCCAAACGACCAGGTAGATTCAACCAGCAGCATACTTCAGATCACAGATTTCAGCATATCAAACAGTCAAATACTGTACAGAATATAATGCTGCGCCTTGTTGGAGGACATCTGGTAGATGATACTGGAGTTCCTATTCTGGCCGTCACTACTCTTGAAGATCATCAAGACGGTTGGATTGCTGTTGAGTCCGTCGCTCCAGAGAACACTCACGACAATGTAGCTGGTGATATCATCCCTTATAACAGTGACGTGCAGGAAGAATCTGGTGAGGTGGAGATTGATGGTCTGGACATTGCTGTAAATAATTCGTCTTCTCCATCCAATCATGATCATATTGCTgttcaagatgatgatgatgatgatccaacATTCTAA
- the LOC130813112 gene encoding transcriptional corepressor LEUNIG_HOMOLOG has protein sequence MAQSNWEADKMLDVYIHDYLLKRKLHNSAKAFMLEGKVATDPVAIDAPGGFLFEWWSVFWDIFIARTNEKHSEPAAAYIETQQMKTREQQQLQMQQLQLMQQRNAQMQRGGPNHSSLGGPVNGIMDNRMAILKSASNQQGQLIQGNSGSMSAALQQIQARPHMTTDLKSEVNIGGGQKSLPMDPSSIYGQAILQSKSGLGGAGLNSGINGLPLKGWPLTGIDNLRMQTPKPLIQNQMLLAAQQQQVLSQGQAQNNLGSPPSYGDNDPRRFGGLPKGSLNTKEAQSARNDVCSPMQSNSPQMKMSQIQQSSSQQQDQLQQQQLQQNNRKRKQHSSSGPANSTGTGNTVGPSPNSPPSTHTPGDGIGPANSMQQVNSMPKSLMMYGAEGTGALASSSNQLDDIEQFGDVGSLDDNVESFLSHDGGDGKDLYGTLKQSPAEPKAEPSKGFSFSEVGCIRTRNKVTSCHFSSDGKYLASAGHDKKAVLWNMDNLQTESTLEDHQLIITDVRFRPNSTHLATASFDGSVRLWDASNPSYCMNVYTGRGNPVMSLDFHPKKNDLFCFCDSNNEIHYWSISPFAPMRMSKGGTAQVRFQPRVGQLLAAASDKVVTIFDVESDRTIHSFQPHSDVVNYICWDSSGELLASVSQDSVKVWSLSSGECIHELGATGNQFHSCVFHPSFPTLLVVGGARSLELWNMAENRSMTVSAHDNIVSALAASVTGMIASAGHDYSVKLWK, from the exons ATGGCGCAGAGTAATTGGGAAGCTGATAAGAT GTTGGATGTTTACATCCATGATTATTTGTTGAAAAGAAAATTGCATAATTCTGCCAAAGCATTTATGCTAGAAGGGAAGGTGGCTACTGATCCAGTTG CTATTGATGCTCCTGGCGGGTTTCTCTTTGAATGGTGGTCTGTCTTCTGGGACATCTTTATCGCTAGAACAAATGAAAAGCATTCTGAGCCAGCGGCGGCTTATATTGAG ACACAACAGATGAAAACTAGAGAGCAGCAGCAGCTGCAAATGCAGCAGTTGCAACTCATGCAGCAGCGCAATGCCCAGATGCAGAGAGGTGGTCCTAATCATTCGTCCCTTGGAGGTCCCGTGAATG GTATTATGGACAACAGGATGGCCATCCTCAAATCAGCTAGCAATCAGCAAGG CCAGTTGATCCAAGGTAATTCTGGAAGTATGTCTGCAGCTTTGCAGCAAATTCAGGCACGACCTCATATGACTACT GACCTCAAAAGTGAGGTGAACATTGGTGGAGGTCAAAAGTCTTTGCCCATGGACCCTTCCTCAATATATGGTCAGGCGATTTTGCAATCAAAGTCGGGTCTAGGGGGTGCAG GTTTGAATTCTGGCATCAACGGTCTTCCTTTGAAGGGTTGGCCCCTTACT GGAATTGACAACTTGAGGATGCAAACACCGAAGCCTctgattcaaaatcaaatgctTTTGGCGGCACAGCAGCAACAAGTCCTGTCTCAGGGTCAGGCGCAAAACAACCTTGGAAGCCCACCCAGCTATGGAGATAATGATCCTAGAAGATTTGGTGGTTTGCCAAAGGGTAGCTTGAATACAAAAGAAGCTCAATCTGCAAGAAATGATGTCTGCTCTCCAATGCAATCAAATTCACCGCAG ATGAAAATGAGTCAGATTCAGCAATCTTCTTCTCAGCAGCAAGACCAATTACAACAGCAGCAATTACAACAG aataacagaaaaagaaaacaacattCTTCTTCTGGACCTGCAAACAGTACAGGCACAGGCAACACGGTAGGCCCTTCACCTAATTCTCCTCCATCAACTCATACACCTGGTGATGGAATCGGACCAGCAAACAGTATGCAGCAGGTTAACAGCATGCCTAAAAGCTTAATGATGTATGGTGCTGAAGGAACTGGAGCGCTGGCTTCATCTTCAAATCAGCTG GATGATATAGAGCAGTTTGGAGATGTTGGCTCTTTAGATGATAATGTGGAGTCGTTCCTGTCACATGATGGAGGAGATGGAAAGGATCTCTATGGAACACTTAAGCAAAGTCCAGCTGAGCCCAAAGCAGAGCCCTCCAAGG GCTTTTCGTTTTCTGAAGTGGGATGTATACGTACGAGGAATAAGGTCACTAGCTGTCATTTTTCTTCAGATGGGAAGTACCTGGCTAGTGCTGGACATGACAAGAAG GCTGTGCTCTGGAACATGGATAATTTGCAAACAGAGAGTACTCTTGAAGATCATCAGCTTATAATCACAGATGTTCGTTTCAGGCCAAATTCTACCCATCTAGCAACTGCTTCATTTGATGGATCTGTGAGACTATGGGATGCTTCCAAT CCTAGCTATTGCATGAATGTCTACACCGGAAGAGGAAACCCTGTTATGTCTCTTGATTTTCATCCTAAGAAAAATGATCTTTTCTGTTTTTGCGACAGTAACAATGAAATTCACTACTGGAGCATAAGTCCATTTGCACCAATGCGTATGTCCAAG GGAGGTACTGCACAAGTGAGATTCCAACCAAGAGTCGGACAGCTTCTTGCAGCTGCATCAGATAAAGTTGTTACCATTTTTGATGTTGAGTCAGACAGGACGATACACTCTTTCCAG CCACACTCTGATGTTGTGAACTACATTTGCTGGGATTCAAGTGGAGAACTTCTGGCTTCTGTCAGTCAGGATAGTGTTAAAGTTTGGTCGTTGAGTTCCGGAGAATGCATACATGAGCTGGGCGCAACTGGGAATCAGTTCCATTCTTGTGTATTTCATCCCAGTTTTCCAACACTTCTGGTGGTTGGAGGAGCAAGG TCCTTGGAGTTGTGGAACATGGCTGAAAATAGGAGCATGACAGTCTCAGCACACGATAACATTGTATCAGCTTTGGCAGCGTCTGTCACTGGTATGATTGCCTCAGCAGGGCATGATTACTCTGTTAAGCTGTGGAAATGA